In the genome of Colwellia sp. PAMC 21821, the window CTCTTATATGGCTCTGCTTAGTCGATAATTCAAGGTGCTTAACTTATTAAGCCAACCATAATGCTAACTTATTAAGCCACCCATAATAATTTTTTGCTAGCGAATAAGCCCAGCAAAGCGGAAAATATAGTTGTGCACCTTGGCAGGTTATTCTCGCTTGGTTATTAAAGCACCCAAGCAATATTTGTCCGATTATTGGATCAACAACGCCAGAGCGTATAGTTGCTGCTAAACAATCACTGACAATAGAATATACCCGTGAAGATTGGTATCGATTGTTAGAGGCTAGGAATGACCAGTCTGTGCCGTAGTAATCAACCTCTTGTCTTTATGATTGTTTTAAATTAATTAATTATCGCTATTCGATAACTAATTGTTGTTTTTATCATTGTGTATGTTAGCTTAAGGTCAATTACTACTTTGAGCTAACATAGATATGCTAAAGATTTCACGTATTAGTCAATACATTCGTTATTTAATTTTATTCCTCGCTGGTTTGCAATTACTTGCCTTTATTCTCGTTGCGCTGTTAGGTGAAAATACCGGAGTAGGACAAAAAGTATCGCTTAACTTTGGCTTATTTTACAGTGATTTCAATATCGACTTTAATCACGCTTGGCAAGACATCGCTAAAAACCTACAACAAGAGTATTTCAATACCACCTTAATTCTAGGCGCCGCAGAGTTACTGCCTTATTTTCTTATTTATTATTTTCTATGGCGTTTGTTTTCTTATTATCAACGTGGTGAAATTTTCACGGTGAATACTATTTATTGTTTAAAAATGTTGGGTAAAACGCTACTGTTTTGGTTGCTATTAAACCTAATTTATCCGGTTTTAGTGGCGGTAACTATGCGTATTGCCGGCCTAAGTGACACCTTACCCATCATACTTAACTTTGGCTCTACAGAATTAACCTACTTGCTTCTTGGCAGTGTTGTTTATGTTATAGCTTGGGTCATGCAGGAAGGTTTGCTGATTCAAGAACAACAAGAGCTGGTGATCTAATGGCGATAGTTATTGAATTAGACGTCATGCTGGCAAAACGGAAAATGAAGTCGAACG includes:
- a CDS encoding DUF2975 domain-containing protein; translation: MLKISRISQYIRYLILFLAGLQLLAFILVALLGENTGVGQKVSLNFGLFYSDFNIDFNHAWQDIAKNLQQEYFNTTLILGAAELLPYFLIYYFLWRLFSYYQRGEIFTVNTIYCLKMLGKTLLFWLLLNLIYPVLVAVTMRIAGLSDTLPIILNFGSTELTYLLLGSVVYVIAWVMQEGLLIQEQQELVI